A genomic region of Nymphaea colorata isolate Beijing-Zhang1983 chromosome 2, ASM883128v2, whole genome shotgun sequence contains the following coding sequences:
- the LOC116249100 gene encoding coiled-coil domain-containing protein SCD2-like isoform X3: protein MVPPARPMLKTPTAVPPLEPPVDRRNDKRFTADAGQSNSRVEANQPGASALRDELDMLQEENENILDKLRHAEERCQEAEARARELEKQVAALGEGVSLEARLLSRKEAALREREAALKATKHTKDAKDEEIMALRSDVKAAKKDAAIAEGQLPAAEAEVKSLRMMTRRMVLTQEEMEEIVLKRCWLSRYWSLAVKYGIHAEVAGRKHEHWSSLAPLPFEVVLSAGQKAKEDSWSQGNDDPEKRAKRVRDLNDLTGEGNIESMLYVDKALQELASLKVEDAVALELAQHRRPSLTKMGIHALSELSQDETEDVLFKQAWLTYMWRRAKTHGVEADIADDRLQLWISRSGQSPTLHDAVDVERGLMELRELGIETLLWEASPKESDLSSGAQVGADAEVAA from the exons ATGGTGCCACCTGCTAGGCCCATGCTTAAGACGCCAACTGCAGTTCCACCATTAGAACCTCCTGTTGACAGGAGAAATGATAAAAG ATTTACAGCAGATGCAGGACAATCAAACTCAAGGGTTGAAGCAAATCAACCTGGTGCTTCTGCTCTTCGGGATGAG CTTGATATGCttcaagaagagaatgaaaataTTCTGGATAAG CTCCGGCATGCTGAAGAGAGATGTCAAGAAGCAGAAGCCAGAGCCAGGGAGTTGGAGAAACAG GTTGCTGCCTTGGGAGAAGGTGTATCATTAGAGGCTCGATTACTGAGCAG AAAAGAGGCTGCACTGCGAGAAAGAGAG GCTGCTCTGAAAGCTACAAAGCACACTAAGGATGCAAAAGATGAGGAGATCATGGCTCTTCGGTCAGATGTCAAG GCTGCAAAAAAAGATGCAGCAATAGCTGAAGGACAACTTCCAGCAGCAGAAGCAGAGGTGAAGTCTCTCCGGATGATGACAAGGAGGATGGTTTTGACTCAGGAAGAGATG GAAGAGATTGTTCTTAAGAGATGCTGGCTTTCTCGTTATTGGAGTTTAGCTGTCAAATATG GTATCCATGCAGAGGTTGCAGGTCGAAAGCATGAGCATTGGTCTTCACTAGCTCCTCTTCCTTTTGAGGTTGTCCTTTCCGCTGGTCAAAAGGCCAAAGAAGATTCTTGGAGTCAAG GTAATGATGACCCAGAGAAGAGAGCCAAGCGGGTGCGAGATTTGAATGATCTTACTGGAGAAGGCAACATAGAGAGCATGCTCTATGTCGACAAGGCATTGCAGGAACTAGCTTCTTTGAAG GTAGAGGATGCTGTTGCACTTGAACTGGCTCAGCATAGGAGGCCAAGCTTGACTAAGATGGGCATTCACGCACTTTCAG AGCTCAGCCAAGATGAGACTGAGGATGTGCTTTTCAAACAG GCCTGGTTAACGTACATGTGGAGGAGGGCAAAGACACATGGTGTTGAGGCAGATATTGCTGATGACAGGCTGCAGCTCTGGATTAGTCGAAGCGGACAGTCGCCAACCTTGCATGATGCTGTGGATG TGGAGCGCGGTCTGATGGAATTGCGGGAGCTGGGCATTGAAACACTGCTGTGGGAGGCATCTCCCAAGGAATCTGATCTATCCTCTGGTGCTCAAGTTGGTGCCGATGCAGAAGTTGCTGCTTGA
- the LOC116249100 gene encoding coiled-coil domain-containing protein SCD2-like isoform X1 codes for MDRLRSGSPMHTRQRSGGSSSTGSSSPSMSPAHYQTRTGSIGLSNIKKTQNVAARAAAQRLAQVMASQTTGDDDDDEEEEDLTFRYNATSFAASAVGSNGAARKLTARFPSPALGRNIIEQTPSVRSTSAGRPSISSRPTTMVPPARPMLKTPTAVPPLEPPVDRRNDKRFTADAGQSNSRVEANQPGASALRDELDMLQEENENILDKLRHAEERCQEAEARARELEKQVAALGEGVSLEARLLSRKEAALREREAALKATKHTKDAKDEEIMALRSDVKAAKKDAAIAEGQLPAAEAEVKSLRMMTRRMVLTQEEMEEIVLKRCWLSRYWSLAVKYGIHAEVAGRKHEHWSSLAPLPFEVVLSAGQKAKEDSWSQGNDDPEKRAKRVRDLNDLTGEGNIESMLYVDKALQELASLKVEDAVALELAQHRRPSLTKMGIHALSELSQDETEDVLFKQAWLTYMWRRAKTHGVEADIADDRLQLWISRSGQSPTLHDAVDVERGLMELRELGIETLLWEASPKESDLSSGAQVGADAEVAA; via the exons ATGGATCGGCTGAGGAGCGGGAGTCCGATGCACACCAGGCAGCGGAGCGGTGGGTCGAGCAGCACGGGGTCGTCGTCGCCGTCCATGTCGCCGGCGCATTACCAGACTAGAACCGGATCGATCGGGTTATCCAACATCAAGAAGACCCAGAACGTCGCGGCGAGGGCTGCAGCGCAGCGGCTGGCGCAGGTGATGGCGTCGCAGACAACcggagatgatgatgatgatgaagaggaggaggatCTAACTTTCCGGTACAATGCGACATCGTTCGCTGCCTCCGCCGTCGGAAGTAATGGCGCGGCCAGAAAACTGACTGCTAGATTTCCGTCTCCCGCG TTAGGTCGGAACATTATAGAACAGACTCCATCTGTTCGTTCTACATCTGCTGGCCGGCCTTCAATATCCTCTCGCCCAACAACAATGGTGCCACCTGCTAGGCCCATGCTTAAGACGCCAACTGCAGTTCCACCATTAGAACCTCCTGTTGACAGGAGAAATGATAAAAG ATTTACAGCAGATGCAGGACAATCAAACTCAAGGGTTGAAGCAAATCAACCTGGTGCTTCTGCTCTTCGGGATGAG CTTGATATGCttcaagaagagaatgaaaataTTCTGGATAAG CTCCGGCATGCTGAAGAGAGATGTCAAGAAGCAGAAGCCAGAGCCAGGGAGTTGGAGAAACAG GTTGCTGCCTTGGGAGAAGGTGTATCATTAGAGGCTCGATTACTGAGCAG AAAAGAGGCTGCACTGCGAGAAAGAGAG GCTGCTCTGAAAGCTACAAAGCACACTAAGGATGCAAAAGATGAGGAGATCATGGCTCTTCGGTCAGATGTCAAG GCTGCAAAAAAAGATGCAGCAATAGCTGAAGGACAACTTCCAGCAGCAGAAGCAGAGGTGAAGTCTCTCCGGATGATGACAAGGAGGATGGTTTTGACTCAGGAAGAGATG GAAGAGATTGTTCTTAAGAGATGCTGGCTTTCTCGTTATTGGAGTTTAGCTGTCAAATATG GTATCCATGCAGAGGTTGCAGGTCGAAAGCATGAGCATTGGTCTTCACTAGCTCCTCTTCCTTTTGAGGTTGTCCTTTCCGCTGGTCAAAAGGCCAAAGAAGATTCTTGGAGTCAAG GTAATGATGACCCAGAGAAGAGAGCCAAGCGGGTGCGAGATTTGAATGATCTTACTGGAGAAGGCAACATAGAGAGCATGCTCTATGTCGACAAGGCATTGCAGGAACTAGCTTCTTTGAAG GTAGAGGATGCTGTTGCACTTGAACTGGCTCAGCATAGGAGGCCAAGCTTGACTAAGATGGGCATTCACGCACTTTCAG AGCTCAGCCAAGATGAGACTGAGGATGTGCTTTTCAAACAG GCCTGGTTAACGTACATGTGGAGGAGGGCAAAGACACATGGTGTTGAGGCAGATATTGCTGATGACAGGCTGCAGCTCTGGATTAGTCGAAGCGGACAGTCGCCAACCTTGCATGATGCTGTGGATG TGGAGCGCGGTCTGATGGAATTGCGGGAGCTGGGCATTGAAACACTGCTGTGGGAGGCATCTCCCAAGGAATCTGATCTATCCTCTGGTGCTCAAGTTGGTGCCGATGCAGAAGTTGCTGCTTGA
- the LOC116249100 gene encoding coiled-coil domain-containing protein SCD2-like isoform X2, with translation MDRLRSGSPMHTRQRSGGSSSTGSSSPSMSPAHYQTRTGSIGLSNIKKTQNVAARAAAQRLAQVMASQTTGDDDDDEEEEDLTFRYNATSFAASAVGSNGAARKLTARFPSPALGRNIIEQTPSVRSTSAGRPSISSRPTTMVPPARPMLKTPTAVPPLEPPVDRRNDKRFTADAGQSNSRVEANQPGASALRDELDMLQEENENILDKLRHAEERCQEAEARARELEKQVAALGEGVSLEARLLSRKEAALREREAALKATKHTKDAKDEEIMALRSDVKAAKKDAAIAEGQLPAAEAEVKSLRMMTRRMVLTQEEMEEIVLKRCWLSRYWSLAVKYGIHAEVAGRKHEHWSSLAPLPFEVVLSAGQKAKEDSWSQGNDDPEKRAKRVRDLNDLTGEGNIESMLYVDKALQELASLKVEDAVALELAQHRRPSLTKMGIHALSVLSYSCRAQPR, from the exons ATGGATCGGCTGAGGAGCGGGAGTCCGATGCACACCAGGCAGCGGAGCGGTGGGTCGAGCAGCACGGGGTCGTCGTCGCCGTCCATGTCGCCGGCGCATTACCAGACTAGAACCGGATCGATCGGGTTATCCAACATCAAGAAGACCCAGAACGTCGCGGCGAGGGCTGCAGCGCAGCGGCTGGCGCAGGTGATGGCGTCGCAGACAACcggagatgatgatgatgatgaagaggaggaggatCTAACTTTCCGGTACAATGCGACATCGTTCGCTGCCTCCGCCGTCGGAAGTAATGGCGCGGCCAGAAAACTGACTGCTAGATTTCCGTCTCCCGCG TTAGGTCGGAACATTATAGAACAGACTCCATCTGTTCGTTCTACATCTGCTGGCCGGCCTTCAATATCCTCTCGCCCAACAACAATGGTGCCACCTGCTAGGCCCATGCTTAAGACGCCAACTGCAGTTCCACCATTAGAACCTCCTGTTGACAGGAGAAATGATAAAAG ATTTACAGCAGATGCAGGACAATCAAACTCAAGGGTTGAAGCAAATCAACCTGGTGCTTCTGCTCTTCGGGATGAG CTTGATATGCttcaagaagagaatgaaaataTTCTGGATAAG CTCCGGCATGCTGAAGAGAGATGTCAAGAAGCAGAAGCCAGAGCCAGGGAGTTGGAGAAACAG GTTGCTGCCTTGGGAGAAGGTGTATCATTAGAGGCTCGATTACTGAGCAG AAAAGAGGCTGCACTGCGAGAAAGAGAG GCTGCTCTGAAAGCTACAAAGCACACTAAGGATGCAAAAGATGAGGAGATCATGGCTCTTCGGTCAGATGTCAAG GCTGCAAAAAAAGATGCAGCAATAGCTGAAGGACAACTTCCAGCAGCAGAAGCAGAGGTGAAGTCTCTCCGGATGATGACAAGGAGGATGGTTTTGACTCAGGAAGAGATG GAAGAGATTGTTCTTAAGAGATGCTGGCTTTCTCGTTATTGGAGTTTAGCTGTCAAATATG GTATCCATGCAGAGGTTGCAGGTCGAAAGCATGAGCATTGGTCTTCACTAGCTCCTCTTCCTTTTGAGGTTGTCCTTTCCGCTGGTCAAAAGGCCAAAGAAGATTCTTGGAGTCAAG GTAATGATGACCCAGAGAAGAGAGCCAAGCGGGTGCGAGATTTGAATGATCTTACTGGAGAAGGCAACATAGAGAGCATGCTCTATGTCGACAAGGCATTGCAGGAACTAGCTTCTTTGAAG GTAGAGGATGCTGTTGCACTTGAACTGGCTCAGCATAGGAGGCCAAGCTTGACTAAGATGGGCATTCACGCACTTTCAG TCCTGTCCTATTCTTGCAGAGCTCAGCCAAGATGA